The genomic DNA GCCCGGTTGTAATCATGTACGCGCTTGGCCTCCTCGATCTCACGGCGCACGGCCTCGATCTCTCCCTTGAGGGAACGCAACCGCTCGATGCCGCCCTTTTCGTTTTCCCACTGGGCAACAAGTGCGGCCTGCTTTTCCTTGAAATCCACAAGGTCCTTCTCAAGCTTCTTGAGCCGTTCCTTGGACTTGGCGTCGCTCTCACGCTTGAGGGCTTCCCGCTCGATTTCAAGCTGCATGATCTGACGGTTGACCTTGTCCAGTTCATACGGCTGCGAATCGATCTCGGTCCGAATCAGGGCTGCGGCCTCGTCAATGAGGTCGATCGCCTTGTCCGGCAGTTGCCGATCGGAAATGTACCTGTCAGACAGCACGGCGGCCTCGACCACGGCACCGTCGGAGATACGCACGCCATGATGCACTTCAAACCGCTCACGCAGTCCGCGCAGGATGGAAATGGTGTCCTCGACAGACGGTTCTTCCACCATGACGGTCTGGAAACGGCGTTCGAGCGCCGGGTCCTTTTCAATGTATTTGCGATACTCGTCCGTGGTGGTCGCACCAATGCAGTGCAGTTCACCGCGCGCCAGCATGGGCTTGAGCAGATTGCCCGCGTCCATGGCGCCATCTGTCTTGCCCGCGCCAACAATGGTATGCAGTTCGTCGATGAACATGATGATTTGTCCGGCGGACGCCTGCACTTCCTTGAGCACGGCCTTGAGACGTTCCTCGAACTCGCCGCGATATTTGGCACCGGCGATGAGCGCGCCCATGTCGAGAGAAAACACGGTCTTGTCCTTGAGTCCCTCGGGCACGTCCTCGGCCACGATACGCTGGGCAAGCCCTTCGGCTATGGCCGTCTTGCCGACGCCAGCCTCGCCAATGAGCACGGGATTGTTCTTGGTGCGGCGGGACAGGATACGGATGACACGGCGGATTTCCGCATCACGTCCGATGACCGGATCGAGCTTGCCGGAGCGGGCTTCTTCCACGAGGTCGCGTCCGTATTTCTTGAGGGAATCATAGGTCGCCTCGGGGTTGTCCGAGGTCACGCGCTGCTTGCCGCGCACTTCCTCAAGCGCACCGAGCACCTTGTTCTTATCAAGCTTGAACTGCTTGTTGACCTTGCCCACGCCGGTCGATGCCGGCTCGTCCATGAGTGCGAGGAAAACGTGCTCCACGGAGACGAATTCATCCTTGAGGCGCTTGGCCTTGTCGTCAGCCGAGACCAGCACTTTCTGCAACCGCTGGGTCACGAGTATCTGATCGGGCCGCGCTCCGGGACCGGAAACGCGGGGCAGCTTGGCAATTTCCGCATCCACCGCGCCCATGTAAGCGTCAGGCGACACGCCCAGCTTACGCAGAATCTGGGGCACAAGCCCCTGCTCCTGAGCAACCAGCGCACGCATGAGGTGTTCGCAGTCTATCTGCTGATGTCCGCTCCTGATGGCGAGATTCTGCGCCTCGGAAACGGCATCCTGTGTTTTTCTGGTGAAAGTATTCGGGTCCATATGAACCTCCTTGATCTCTGGTATATGTCAGTCCGCTCCCGCTTTTCAGGCAAGACGCCACCGCTCAGGGCCGCCGCGGTGTTCACGCACGCCTGCCCCACATTCTAGGGCAAGCCGCCCGAATTCGGAAGTTTCCTGATGAAATTTCAACGGCTACACCAGCCGCTTCAACTCCTCGATTTCGGTCTCCAGTTCCTCGACACGCTCCAGCAGGTCGACAATGATGCTGCCGCTGTTGAAGGATACGTCGAGGTCCTTGACCAGCCGCATCAGCTTGTGGATGCGGTACACGTCACGCAGACGGAAAAGATAGTCCTCCGCACAGGTCCGGGTCGGGTTGATCCAGCCGAGATCGACCAGCTCGGCCATCTCGGCAGGTTCAATGGCAGTCAGTTCAACCAACTCTGCCCACGCTACATATTCGGAACGTTCCGGCAGGTTGAGGCCGGGTATCCGCATCATTTGCTTGAGTCGATCAGATGTCATAGCCTGCCACCCTTAAAAATTCCTCGGCGTGAATGCCGATTTAGCCTGAAGTTCCTCCCACAGCTCCCGCTCCTCGGAAGAGAGGCGGTCCGGAGCCTGAATCATGATACGCACGAACTGATCGCCACGTTTCGCGCCGCTGCCGAGTCCCCTGCCCTTGATACGAAGTTTCTTGCCGGAACCGATGCCCGGGGGGATCTTCATCTCGACCGCACCGTCCAGCGTCGGAATACGCAGGGTCGCACCGAGCGCGGCTTCCCACGGAGCCAGCGGCAGGTCGAGAATGATGTCGCCGTCATTCACCTTGTAGAGATGATGCGGCATCAGCTTGATCTTGAGATACAGATCACCGCGGGGCCCGCCGGACATGCCGGGATTTCCCTGACTGGCCAGACGAATCTTCTGCCCGTCCTTGATGCCCGCAGGCACCTTGACCTCAAGAGTCTTGGTGGTCATTCGCGGAATGCCGTCAGGACCGGACACCTGTTCCTGCAACGTGATGGACTTGGCTCCGCCCCGATACGCTTCCTCAAGGGTCAGCTCATAAAAAGCCTCGGAATCGCTGCCGCGCCGAGGACGCTGCTGAAAACCTCCGCCACCGAAGCCGCCCTGCTGGAAGCCGCCACGAAAGCTCGCACCGCCGGGACCGCCGCCACCGAAAATGGTTTCAAAGAAATCGGAGAAGTCGCCTCCACCGCCGCCGAAATGCATGCGCTCATGACCGGGCGGGGGCTGAAAATTCTGTCCGTGCTCCCAGTTGGAACCAAACTGGTCATACATCTTCCGTTTCTTCTCATCCTTGAGAACTTCGTACGCCTCGTTGATTTCCTTGAACTTGGCCTCGGCAGTAGCGTTCCCCGGATTGAGATCGGGGTGGTATTTGCGGGCCAGTTTCTTGAAGGCTCGGCTGATCTCCTCACCGGATGCAGACCGGGAAACTCCAAGCAGCTTGTAATAATCTTTATATTCCATTCGAGATGTTTTCCTTGTCCAAGCGAAAATTATTTATCGATTCAAAACTGTATGGTAATCTGCTTTCACCGACTGTCAAGATATGGACTGCAATTGGAGTAACATTTTTTCCACAGAGTTTTCCACAACCATAGAAAGACGGAGAAGCCATTGCCATGAATTTCATTTCCAAGTCTACAATCTGTCTGATCGTCATCGTTTGTGCCATGATAAACATCGCGTGGACTCCATGGGGCAGCATTTACGAATCGGCACGCGACGAACGAAGCGTGGTCGACCAGGCCGCCGACAAACAGATATCACTGTCCATCAAGGCCAAACTCGCTGACCGGGACAAGGGAAAGGCCCTGAAGGTACATGTCTACTGTTTCCTACGCCACGTCTACCTTGTCGGAGCGATCGACGACACGGCATTCCGGAGCTTCGCTGTCGCAACTGCCAAAGCAACCGAGGATGTCAAAAAGGTGACCAAATACTTCGTCAGGGAAAGCGACACCATGACCAGCGACCTTGAAATCGCCACACGGGTCCGTGCCAAACTGGTGGCCGAAGAAGACCTCAGCTCCACACAGATAGAAAACGAAGTCATGAACGGCGAAGTGGTCATGCTCGGCATGGTGCGTTCCAAGGCCGATGCCCGACTGGCCATCAAGCTGACCAAAAGCGTGGAAGGCGTTCGAAAAGTGACATCGTTCCTCATAACGCCCTAGCTGGCTAAAAAATACGTTTTCAAGGAGCCTGCCCATACGTACGGAATGAGACGGCGATCAACCCGGTGAAACGGGAAACCTTGGTATATTTGTGACAAGACTTTTATTGTATCGTGATCGGTGATACATACGCCACCGTCCCTGCAACGCTGCCGACATGCCCACTTCACGATCATGGTGACCGACAGGGACCGCTTCACGAATAACGCTTTCACAGCAAACCTCTCCACGGAGTCGAAACGTGCCGAAAACCTGTGTACTCATAGTTCTCGACGGACTGGGTGACCGCTCACATGCCGCCTTTGGCCACAAAACCCCTCTTCAGGCCGCAGAAACCCCCTGCCTCGACCGGCTGGCGACCATGGGCGGCACAGGCCTGTTCCACGCCGACAAGGTGGGCCGCCCCCTGCCCAGTGAAAACGCACATTTCACCATATTCGGAAGCCCGAAAAACGAATTTCCCGGACGCGGATATCTCGAAGCCCTCGGCTGCGACATCCCTATCGGGGAAAACGACGTCGCCGTTCTGACCCACTTCATCTGCGTCCTTGAAACACTGGATCGGCAACTGACTCTCAAGTACGACCGCATTTGCGGCACGGGTGAGGAAATTGACGCCCTGTACGACGCGGCCTCGGAATTCGAAAGCCAAGGCATCACTTTCAAACTCCACCGCACAGGCCGCATGTTCAGCGTGCTCACCATGCACGGTGACGTCAGTCCGTACTTCACCGACTCCAACCCCATGCTTGAAGGCCGCTTCATTTCACAGATCAGGCCGCTTGAGAAGTATGCAAACGATCCCGCTACCATCCGCAGTGCAAAGGCTCTGGGCGAGTATATTGAATGGACCTATCATCAGTTAAACAAGGTCCCGCAGAACGAACTGCGAATCAAACAGAAACTTCCGCCCATCAACGGCATAGTCACACAGCGTGCAGGTCGGTGGGTGCCCCACACGTCCATGCGCGGCCGGTACGGCCTCACAGGGCTGTCCGTTGCCAGCGGCCCGGTCAACAAAGGGCTGGCCGATTATCTGGGCATGGATTTCCAGCAGGTCAAAGACACCCGCGATCCGGGCCGCGATCTGGCAAGTCGTCTGGCTATCGCGCAGGAATCGCTGGACAACTACAATTTCATCCACATCCACTCCAAGGCACCGGACAAGGCGGGACACAACAAGAATCCCCGCGCGAAAGTCCGCATCATCGAGTCCATCGACCGGGGACTGGCCGACTCCATCGAACCGCTGCTCGACAACGACGACGTCTTCGTGGTCATCATGGGCGATCACTCCTCCGCTGCCAGCGGCGGCCTGATCCACTCGGGCGAACCCGTTCCGGTCATGTTCATCGGTGACGGCATACGCCGGGACAACGTCACGCAGTTCGACGAGATCAACGTCGCAGGCGGCGCACTGGGCTTCCTGCGCGGCGATGAAATCCTGCACATGATTCTCAACCATCTCGACAAGGCACGTCTGGCCGGAACCCACGACGCTCCCCTGCCACAGGAATTCTGGCCCGGAGATTACGATCCGTTCCTCGTTGAACCTGAAATCACGAAGGAAGACGACGAATAGTATCAATCATTCGCCGCACGTCTGACCCTCGACGCAAAAAACACCCCTTCATGCACCACACGCATGAAGGGGTGTCCTTCTTCCGACAGTCTAGCGTACTAGGATTCGTTTTCCGATTCGGGGTCATAATCCTTGGTATCGGGGTTGTAGCAGTAACGGCATGTCCCGCGCCGCCTGAATACACGAATCAGGATAATGCCGGCCACAAAACCGCCCACATGCGCCCACCATGCCACCTCGTGCGTCTCCCGGGAGACAGACAGGACGCCGGAAAGTATCTGGGAAAGAAACCACACGCCAAGAAACAGCACGGACGGCAGCCGCAGAAACAATGGAATGAAAACAATCGGCACAAGCGTCAGCACCCGCCCATGGGGATAAAGCATGATATACGCCCCCATGACGCCTGCCACCGCACCGGAAGCTCCCACCACAGGTATGGTCGAGGTCTGCTCAAACACCATATGTAGCCCCACCGCTGCCAAGCCGCACAATACATAAAACAGAATGAACCCGCCGTGGCCGGTGACATCCTCGATATTGTCACCGAAAATCCAGAGCATCCACATGTTCAGGATGATATGTATCCATCCCCCGTGCAGGAACATGTAGGTCAGCAGCGGCCAGCCCATGGTCTGGGGATACCCGGCCCATGTCGCCCACTCCGGCTCAAAGAACCGCGCAGGGACCACGCCGAACAAATAAAACAGGTGCATCTGCGATCGCAGATCCAAACTTTTCGCAAACAGGAACACAAGCGCGTTGACAAGAATCACCGCACTCACGGCAATGGGTGCGGACACCCT from uncultured Pseudodesulfovibrio sp. includes the following:
- the clpB gene encoding ATP-dependent chaperone ClpB encodes the protein MDPNTFTRKTQDAVSEAQNLAIRSGHQQIDCEHLMRALVAQEQGLVPQILRKLGVSPDAYMGAVDAEIAKLPRVSGPGARPDQILVTQRLQKVLVSADDKAKRLKDEFVSVEHVFLALMDEPASTGVGKVNKQFKLDKNKVLGALEEVRGKQRVTSDNPEATYDSLKKYGRDLVEEARSGKLDPVIGRDAEIRRVIRILSRRTKNNPVLIGEAGVGKTAIAEGLAQRIVAEDVPEGLKDKTVFSLDMGALIAGAKYRGEFEERLKAVLKEVQASAGQIIMFIDELHTIVGAGKTDGAMDAGNLLKPMLARGELHCIGATTTDEYRKYIEKDPALERRFQTVMVEEPSVEDTISILRGLRERFEVHHGVRISDGAVVEAAVLSDRYISDRQLPDKAIDLIDEAAALIRTEIDSQPYELDKVNRQIMQLEIEREALKRESDAKSKERLKKLEKDLVDFKEKQAALVAQWENEKGGIERLRSLKGEIEAVRREIEEAKRVHDYNRAAELEYGTLAGLEKELNERNEALESGDTPRMVKEEVGPDDVAQVIAKWTGIPVSKLMEGEREKLLKLADVLHERVIGQDEAVQAVADAVLRARAGLKDPSRPIGSFIFLGPTGVGKTELCKTLASSLFDSEDNMVRIDMSEYMEKHTVARLIGAPPGYIGYDEGGQLTEAVRRKPYSVVLFDEIEKAHHDVFNVLLQILDDGRLTDSHGRTVDFKNTIVIMTSNLGAEYMLDGIDAAGEFKSGVEDQVMDVLHHHFRPEFLNRVDETVLFRPLSQDQLVKIIDLLVQGVKGRLADRKIELSLTDAAKGFIAESAYDPNFGARPLHRYLQAHLETPLAKLLIGGELGEGDCVTVNEKDGALVFE
- a CDS encoding chaperone modulator CbpM, producing MTSDRLKQMMRIPGLNLPERSEYVAWAELVELTAIEPAEMAELVDLGWINPTRTCAEDYLFRLRDVYRIHKLMRLVKDLDVSFNSGSIIVDLLERVEELETEIEELKRLV
- a CDS encoding DnaJ C-terminal domain-containing protein produces the protein MEYKDYYKLLGVSRSASGEEISRAFKKLARKYHPDLNPGNATAEAKFKEINEAYEVLKDEKKRKMYDQFGSNWEHGQNFQPPPGHERMHFGGGGGDFSDFFETIFGGGGPGGASFRGGFQQGGFGGGGFQQRPRRGSDSEAFYELTLEEAYRGGAKSITLQEQVSGPDGIPRMTTKTLEVKVPAGIKDGQKIRLASQGNPGMSGGPRGDLYLKIKLMPHHLYKVNDGDIILDLPLAPWEAALGATLRIPTLDGAVEMKIPPGIGSGKKLRIKGRGLGSGAKRGDQFVRIMIQAPDRLSSEERELWEELQAKSAFTPRNF
- a CDS encoding BON domain-containing protein, encoding MNFISKSTICLIVIVCAMINIAWTPWGSIYESARDERSVVDQAADKQISLSIKAKLADRDKGKALKVHVYCFLRHVYLVGAIDDTAFRSFAVATAKATEDVKKVTKYFVRESDTMTSDLEIATRVRAKLVAEEDLSSTQIENEVMNGEVVMLGMVRSKADARLAIKLTKSVEGVRKVTSFLITP
- a CDS encoding alkaline phosphatase family protein; translation: MPKTCVLIVLDGLGDRSHAAFGHKTPLQAAETPCLDRLATMGGTGLFHADKVGRPLPSENAHFTIFGSPKNEFPGRGYLEALGCDIPIGENDVAVLTHFICVLETLDRQLTLKYDRICGTGEEIDALYDAASEFESQGITFKLHRTGRMFSVLTMHGDVSPYFTDSNPMLEGRFISQIRPLEKYANDPATIRSAKALGEYIEWTYHQLNKVPQNELRIKQKLPPINGIVTQRAGRWVPHTSMRGRYGLTGLSVASGPVNKGLADYLGMDFQQVKDTRDPGRDLASRLAIAQESLDNYNFIHIHSKAPDKAGHNKNPRAKVRIIESIDRGLADSIEPLLDNDDVFVVIMGDHSSAASGGLIHSGEPVPVMFIGDGIRRDNVTQFDEINVAGGALGFLRGDEILHMILNHLDKARLAGTHDAPLPQEFWPGDYDPFLVEPEITKEDDE
- a CDS encoding rhomboid family intramembrane serine protease, translated to MIPIRDNVPRVSAPIAVSAVILVNALVFLFAKSLDLRSQMHLFYLFGVVPARFFEPEWATWAGYPQTMGWPLLTYMFLHGGWIHIILNMWMLWIFGDNIEDVTGHGGFILFYVLCGLAAVGLHMVFEQTSTIPVVGASGAVAGVMGAYIMLYPHGRVLTLVPIVFIPLFLRLPSVLFLGVWFLSQILSGVLSVSRETHEVAWWAHVGGFVAGIILIRVFRRRGTCRYCYNPDTKDYDPESENES